In a genomic window of Salegentibacter salegens:
- a CDS encoding 3-keto-disaccharide hydrolase, giving the protein MKILILRMLVIAISVPLLINCTDKSDKEAFGKPMFSGENFSGWSQKNGNAKYGLEDGVIVGTTVPGTPNSFLATDKKYGDFILELDFKADPSMNSGIQIRSKSKPQYQNNRVHGYQVEIDPSDRAWSGGIYDEARRGWLYPMSLNTSAKNSYKKDDWNHYRIEAIGDTIQTWVNGVAAANLVDDKTHEGFIALQVHSIGNDEAPGKQIRWKNVRIMTDSLEHYNTKSDAPVFNTKNQITSAEKEDGWKLLWDGKSTEAWRGAKLEEFPEKGWVVEDGVLTVIATGGEESTAGGDIVTKKLYGDFELKVDFKITEGANSGIKYYVDTDLNKGPGSSIGLEYQILDDKRHPDAKKGNHEGSRSLASLYDLIKADPNKPVNPIGEWNTAHIISKDGHVEHWLNGMKVLEFDRNSEDFLKLVSESKYEKWPDFGQLEKGQILLQDHGNRVSFKNIKIKSL; this is encoded by the coding sequence ATGAAAATTTTAATTTTAAGGATGCTTGTTATTGCGATTAGCGTACCACTATTAATAAACTGCACCGATAAGTCAGATAAAGAAGCTTTTGGTAAACCAATGTTTAGTGGAGAAAACTTCTCCGGCTGGAGCCAGAAGAATGGAAATGCAAAATATGGATTGGAGGATGGGGTGATCGTGGGAACTACGGTTCCGGGAACACCTAATTCATTTCTCGCAACTGATAAAAAATATGGTGACTTTATCCTGGAGCTTGACTTTAAGGCAGATCCCAGTATGAATTCTGGGATCCAGATAAGAAGCAAGAGCAAACCTCAATATCAAAATAATCGTGTACATGGCTATCAGGTAGAAATTGATCCTTCAGATCGTGCGTGGAGTGGGGGGATATATGATGAAGCCAGAAGGGGATGGCTCTATCCTATGAGTCTGAATACTTCCGCGAAAAATTCATACAAAAAGGATGATTGGAACCATTACAGAATTGAAGCCATAGGTGATACCATTCAAACGTGGGTGAACGGAGTAGCAGCTGCAAACCTGGTTGATGATAAGACGCATGAAGGTTTTATCGCTCTGCAGGTACATTCAATTGGCAATGATGAAGCGCCCGGCAAACAAATCAGGTGGAAAAATGTAAGAATTATGACTGACAGCTTGGAGCATTATAACACGAAAAGTGATGCACCCGTTTTTAATACTAAAAACCAAATAACTTCTGCAGAGAAAGAGGATGGATGGAAATTGCTTTGGGATGGCAAATCTACAGAAGCCTGGCGTGGTGCAAAATTGGAAGAATTCCCAGAGAAAGGATGGGTTGTTGAGGATGGCGTTTTAACGGTAATTGCTACGGGAGGTGAAGAATCTACTGCTGGTGGGGATATCGTGACCAAAAAATTATACGGCGATTTCGAACTAAAAGTAGATTTTAAAATTACTGAAGGTGCCAATAGCGGAATCAAGTACTATGTAGATACCGACCTTAATAAGGGGCCGGGTTCTTCCATTGGTTTGGAGTATCAAATCTTGGACGATAAAAGGCATCCTGATGCCAAAAAAGGCAATCACGAAGGCAGCCGTAGCCTTGCTTCATTATACGACCTTATTAAGGCAGACCCCAATAAACCGGTTAATCCAATAGGGGAGTGGAACACTGCGCATATTATTTCTAAAGATGGCCATGTGGAACATTGGCTTAATGGGATGAAGGTGTTGGAGTTTGACAGGAATAGTGAAGATTTCTTAAAACTTGTTTCTGAAAGTAAATATGAGAAATGGCCTGATTTCGGCCAATTAGAGAAGGGTCAAATTCTATTACAAGATCATGGAAATAGGGTAAGCTTTAAAAATATTAAAATCAAATCTTTATAA
- a CDS encoding Gfo/Idh/MocA family protein, which produces MNTRRNFIKKTALGSAGIAMAGSAMGMPASSYRRIIGANDRLNVAIAGLGRRLGAFYEPIALKESNVQLMYLCDVMKSQREKALEKFQEHIDYKPKLENDIRKIIDDPKVDVLINATPDHWHTPGSIIAMQGGKHVYVEKPCSHDMNENELIVKAAKKYNRVVQMGNQQRSAGPSIEIINEIHNGVIGTPYKAVAFYNNARGPVPTQEKAAVPEGLDWELWQGPATRREYTSETWNYNWHWYGWNYGTAEAGNNGTHELDIARWALNVGFPTHAQVEAHKRHFVQDGWEMYDTMEATFKFPEDKIIQWDGKSRNGYDTYGLGGRGTIIYGSEGTVFLNRGKYILTDRSGKVIKNSKSESSESGTALGGGGDMSTTHVQNFFDSVRGNAKLNAPIDDASISMAMVHYANIAYRTGKGLEIDENTGAMYDREAMKLWSREYAKGWEPKL; this is translated from the coding sequence ATGAACACGAGAAGAAATTTTATAAAAAAAACAGCCTTGGGAAGTGCCGGGATAGCGATGGCCGGTTCAGCCATGGGGATGCCTGCCAGTAGCTATCGTCGCATTATAGGGGCCAACGATCGATTAAATGTCGCTATTGCCGGTCTTGGCAGAAGGCTGGGCGCGTTCTATGAGCCCATTGCATTAAAAGAGAGCAATGTGCAGTTGATGTACTTGTGCGATGTGATGAAAAGCCAACGTGAAAAGGCATTGGAAAAATTCCAAGAGCATATAGATTACAAGCCTAAGTTAGAAAATGATATTCGAAAAATAATTGATGACCCCAAGGTAGATGTTTTGATTAACGCCACGCCCGATCATTGGCATACCCCGGGATCCATTATCGCCATGCAAGGGGGGAAACATGTATATGTAGAAAAACCATGTAGCCATGATATGAATGAAAATGAGCTGATTGTTAAAGCTGCAAAAAAATATAATCGTGTGGTACAGATGGGGAATCAGCAGCGTTCTGCTGGCCCTTCTATAGAAATTATCAACGAAATTCACAATGGAGTTATCGGCACCCCATACAAGGCCGTGGCATTCTATAATAATGCCCGCGGACCGGTTCCCACGCAAGAAAAAGCTGCTGTCCCTGAAGGTTTAGATTGGGAGCTTTGGCAGGGTCCGGCCACCCGAAGGGAATATACCAGTGAAACCTGGAACTATAATTGGCACTGGTATGGTTGGAACTATGGTACAGCAGAAGCCGGGAATAATGGAACCCATGAATTGGATATAGCAAGATGGGCTTTAAATGTTGGTTTTCCCACGCATGCGCAGGTAGAGGCACACAAACGCCATTTTGTTCAAGATGGCTGGGAGATGTATGATACTATGGAAGCAACCTTTAAATTCCCTGAAGATAAAATCATTCAATGGGATGGAAAAAGCAGAAATGGATATGACACCTATGGTTTAGGGGGCAGAGGTACCATAATTTATGGTAGTGAAGGCACCGTGTTTTTAAATAGGGGAAAATATATTTTGACCGATCGCAGCGGAAAAGTAATTAAAAACAGTAAATCAGAATCTAGTGAGTCTGGGACAGCACTTGGAGGCGGTGGAGATATGTCAACTACCCACGTCCAAAATTTCTTCGATAGCGTTAGGGGAAATGCCAAATTGAATGCACCCATTGATGATGCAAGTATCAGTATGGCGATGGTGCACTATGCTAATATCGCCTATAGAACCGGCAAGGGCTTAGAAATAGATGAAAATACCGGTGCGATGTATGACCGTGAAGCAATGAAATTATGGAGCCGCGAGTATGCAAAAGGTTGGGAACCAAAATTATAA
- a CDS encoding Gfo/Idh/MocA family protein, which produces MKRRDFVIKSGLASAAMVTSSAMMPNILNFGNSNETVNIGIVGTGARGSGLIPFINQIKNLNVAGCCDILPFRLEEGLEKTNGKAKGYEDYRKMLDNKDIDALLVAVPFSMHAKIAVNALDAGKHVYCEKTMAKGYKGIQELVNKVNYSKKIFQVGHQYHSSRLYTHVVDLIKSGKIGNITAFDCQWNRHGDWRRPVPRPELEKIINWRMYRKYSGGLVAELSSHQIDFVNWVLDATPQKVMGMGGIDYWKDGRETYDNIHLIYEYPDGIKAKFTCLTSNAKDDYQIKVMGDKGTIVLDYDQAWFYPEGNNYKKELGEVDGVSGATVQWDKGKGIPIEVNHADPSKQALMDFRDSIVNNKNPESDIMSGGKTATCVQMGLDAMYNNEIVKWKNEFSDFYS; this is translated from the coding sequence ATGAAAAGAAGAGATTTTGTTATTAAAAGTGGCTTGGCTTCGGCAGCAATGGTCACTTCTTCGGCAATGATGCCAAATATTTTGAATTTTGGAAATAGTAATGAGACGGTAAATATTGGGATAGTTGGAACCGGTGCCAGGGGTAGCGGACTTATCCCTTTTATTAACCAGATTAAGAATTTAAATGTTGCCGGATGTTGCGATATTTTACCATTTCGGTTAGAAGAAGGTCTTGAGAAAACCAATGGTAAAGCAAAAGGGTATGAAGATTATCGTAAAATGCTTGATAATAAGGATATCGATGCATTACTGGTGGCTGTGCCTTTTAGCATGCACGCAAAGATTGCTGTAAATGCCCTTGATGCTGGGAAACATGTGTATTGTGAGAAGACAATGGCCAAAGGCTATAAAGGAATCCAAGAGTTGGTAAATAAAGTTAATTATTCCAAGAAAATATTTCAAGTGGGCCATCAATATCACAGCTCAAGGCTTTATACCCATGTGGTGGATTTAATAAAGAGTGGTAAAATTGGCAATATTACTGCGTTTGACTGTCAATGGAACCGGCATGGGGATTGGCGAAGGCCGGTGCCAAGACCGGAGTTGGAAAAGATTATAAACTGGAGGATGTATAGGAAATATTCCGGTGGTCTGGTTGCAGAACTCTCTTCCCATCAAATAGATTTTGTTAATTGGGTCTTGGACGCTACTCCGCAAAAAGTAATGGGTATGGGCGGTATTGATTATTGGAAAGATGGCCGGGAGACATACGATAATATCCATTTAATATATGAATACCCCGATGGCATAAAAGCAAAATTCACCTGTCTTACCAGTAATGCCAAGGATGATTACCAAATAAAAGTGATGGGGGATAAGGGTACCATTGTATTGGATTATGATCAAGCCTGGTTCTATCCAGAGGGGAATAATTATAAAAAAGAGCTTGGGGAGGTGGATGGAGTTTCAGGTGCAACCGTGCAATGGGACAAGGGTAAAGGGATTCCTATTGAAGTAAACCATGCCGACCCTAGTAAACAAGCATTAATGGATTTTAGGGACAGCATTGTGAACAACAAAAATCCGGAATCCGATATAATGTCTGGGGGTAAAACGGCTACTTGTGTT